A region from the Altererythrobacter sp. H2 genome encodes:
- a CDS encoding (d)CMP kinase, which translates to MIIAVDGPTASGKGTIAKALADHFGLPHLDTGLLYRAVGRQVMLSGGEADDPRAALAACSFPDSLLADPDLRTEETGGLASRVSVHPAVRQALFERQRAFATQAGGAVLDGRDIGTVIAPDAAVKLFVTASVSARAHRRWLEMQGREPAVTLDEIERDIARRDARDMGRADAPLRAAPDALVFDTTHFGRDQAVAEAIAAVEQALRSSGSA; encoded by the coding sequence ATGATCATCGCGGTCGACGGGCCCACCGCATCGGGCAAGGGCACCATTGCCAAGGCGCTGGCCGACCATTTCGGCCTGCCCCATCTCGACACCGGGCTGCTCTATCGTGCGGTCGGGCGGCAGGTCATGCTGAGCGGTGGCGAGGCGGACGATCCGCGCGCCGCGCTCGCCGCCTGTTCGTTTCCCGACAGCTTGCTGGCCGATCCGGACCTGCGGACCGAGGAAACCGGCGGGCTGGCCAGCCGGGTCTCGGTCCATCCGGCAGTGCGGCAGGCACTGTTCGAACGCCAGCGGGCCTTTGCCACACAGGCCGGCGGCGCTGTGCTCGACGGGCGGGATATCGGTACGGTGATTGCGCCGGATGCGGCGGTGAAGCTGTTCGTTACGGCCAGCGTCTCGGCCCGTGCGCACCGGCGCTGGCTGGAAATGCAGGGCCGCGAGCCTGCGGTCACGCTGGACGAGATCGAGCGGGACATCGCCCGGCGCGACGCGCGTGACATGGGCCGGGCCGATGCGCCCTTGCGCGCGGCGCCGGATGCGCTGGTGTTCGACACCACCCATTTCGGGCGCGATCAGGCCGTGGCCGAAGCCATCGCGGCGGTGGAGCAGGCCTTGCGGTCATCCGGCAGCGCCTGA
- a CDS encoding CBU_0592 family membrane protein yields MPLDWASLVAFVGTAFIIGAYAYLTLSAAPNPFLLHGANLAGAAFLTVSLLVHTNWPSLVLEGFWAAIAVTGLVKASRTGRATP; encoded by the coding sequence ATGCCGCTCGACTGGGCCTCGCTCGTCGCATTCGTAGGCACCGCTTTCATCATCGGTGCCTACGCCTATCTCACACTGTCTGCCGCACCGAACCCGTTTTTGCTGCACGGCGCAAACCTGGCAGGGGCGGCTTTCCTGACCGTGTCCTTGCTGGTCCACACCAACTGGCCCAGCCTGGTGCTGGAAGGCTTCTGGGCTGCGATTGCCGTAACGGGGTTGGTCAAGGCGTCACGCACCGGCAGGGCCACGCCATGA
- the aroA gene encoding 3-phosphoshikimate 1-carboxyvinyltransferase: MAHIAPSPARTPRRFLPQGPLRGRIRGPGDKSISHRSLMLGALAVGETRVSGLLEGEDVLATAAAMRAMGAQIEREGDGTWSIHGVGVGGLLQPEQALDMGNSGTSTRLLMGLVASHGISAVFTGDASLSKRPMGRVIEPLSLMGASVEASPGGRLPLLVRGAHPAVPITYRLPVASAQVKSAILLAGLNTPGITTVIEPVPTRDHSERMLRGFGADIEVEEVAGERVIRLRGEADLRPQTIEVPGDPSSAAFFMVAAAVVPGSDLIIQNVGLNPTRAGLVDVLRQMGASIEELDRREVGGEPVADLRVRHAPLTGIAVDPALAPSMIDEFPVLFVAAALARGRTVTTGLEELRVKESDRLAAMAAALTLAGAQVEETADGLIIEGTDGDPLAGTACDPVTTHLDHRIAMSMAVAGLASTGGVEVDDTSPIATSFPNFMALLDGASQ; the protein is encoded by the coding sequence TTGGCACACATTGCCCCTTCCCCGGCCCGGACCCCGCGCCGATTCCTGCCGCAAGGCCCGCTGCGGGGCCGCATCCGCGGGCCCGGCGACAAGTCGATCAGCCACCGCTCGCTCATGCTCGGCGCGCTGGCAGTGGGCGAGACGCGGGTCAGTGGTTTGCTCGAAGGGGAAGATGTTCTCGCTACCGCCGCCGCCATGCGCGCTATGGGCGCGCAGATCGAGCGCGAGGGGGACGGAACATGGTCCATCCACGGGGTCGGCGTGGGCGGGCTGCTCCAGCCGGAGCAGGCGCTCGACATGGGCAATTCGGGCACCTCCACCCGCCTGCTGATGGGACTGGTGGCCAGCCACGGCATTTCCGCCGTGTTCACCGGCGATGCCAGCCTGTCCAAGCGCCCCATGGGCCGGGTGATCGAGCCGCTGAGCCTGATGGGGGCAAGCGTCGAGGCGAGCCCGGGCGGGCGGCTGCCGCTGCTGGTGCGCGGTGCCCATCCGGCAGTGCCGATCACCTACCGCCTGCCGGTCGCCAGCGCCCAGGTGAAAAGCGCCATTCTGCTGGCCGGGCTGAACACGCCGGGGATCACCACTGTGATCGAGCCAGTGCCGACCCGCGACCATTCCGAACGGATGCTGCGCGGATTCGGGGCTGACATCGAGGTGGAGGAAGTGGCCGGTGAACGGGTCATCCGCCTGCGCGGCGAGGCCGATCTTCGGCCTCAGACAATCGAAGTGCCGGGCGATCCGTCTTCGGCCGCGTTCTTCATGGTGGCGGCCGCAGTCGTGCCGGGTAGCGACCTTATCATCCAGAACGTCGGCCTCAACCCAACGCGCGCCGGCCTGGTCGACGTGCTGCGCCAGATGGGCGCCAGCATCGAGGAGCTGGACCGGCGCGAGGTCGGCGGCGAGCCCGTGGCGGACCTGCGCGTGCGCCATGCGCCCCTGACCGGCATCGCCGTGGACCCGGCGCTTGCCCCCAGCATGATCGACGAGTTTCCTGTGCTGTTCGTCGCCGCCGCGCTGGCCCGGGGCCGCACGGTCACGACCGGGCTGGAAGAACTGCGGGTGAAGGAATCAGACCGGCTGGCCGCCATGGCCGCCGCGCTCACCCTTGCTGGCGCACAGGTGGAAGAAACGGCTGACGGCCTGATCATCGAAGGCACCGACGGCGATCCGCTGGCCGGAACTGCATGCGACCCGGTTACCACCCACCTCGATCACCGCATCGCGATGAGCATGGCCGTGGCCGGCCTTGCTTCGACAGGCGGCGTTGAAGTGGACGACACCAGCCCCATCGCGACCAGCTTCCCGAATTTCATGGCCTTGCTGGACGGGGCCAGCCAGTGA
- a CDS encoding TIGR02300 family protein, whose translation MAKPEWGTKRSCPKCGTRFYDLGKEDPVSCIECGEQWSPEPVLKSKQPIPFEELEKKKDAEPDSDLADDELDDVDEEENRPDADVDLGDDDDLGLDTGGDNDSDDN comes from the coding sequence ATGGCCAAGCCAGAATGGGGAACCAAGCGTTCCTGCCCCAAGTGCGGCACGCGCTTCTACGATCTCGGCAAAGAAGACCCGGTCAGCTGCATCGAATGCGGTGAACAGTGGTCGCCGGAGCCGGTGCTCAAGTCCAAGCAGCCGATCCCGTTCGAGGAGCTGGAGAAGAAGAAGGACGCCGAGCCCGATTCGGATCTGGCCGATGATGAGCTGGACGATGTCGACGAGGAAGAGAATCGTCCCGATGCCGACGTTGATCTTGGCGACGATGACGACCTCGGTCTCGATACCGGCGGCGACAACGACAGCGACGACAACTGA
- the ffh gene encoding signal recognition particle protein yields the protein MFDSLSDRLGSVFDKLRGRGALSEQDVRDAMREVRVALLEADVALPVVRRFIDAVTEKAIGAEVLKSVTPGQQVVKIVNDELVEMLGGEQQEGLLLDAKPPVVIMMVGLQGSGKTTTTAKLARLIKEKHGKKALMASLDVNRPAAQEQLAVLGQQTSVATLPIVAGQQPVEIARRAMESARLQAFDVLLLDTAGRLHVDEALMAEMKAVAGVSAPVEVLLVVDSLTGQDAVNVAKSFTDEVPLTGVVLTRMDGDARGGAALSMRYVTGKPIKFAGTGEKLDAIEVFHPRRVAERILGMGDVVSLVEKAAATIKEEDAEALARKMAKGQFDLEDLRMQLRQMQQMGGLGMLAGMMPGMKKAKAAMAASGMDDKVLVHMDAIIGSMTVKERQRPELLNAKRKKRVAAGSGTQVQDVNKVLKMHQEMSRAMKQIRKMGGLKGLGALFGKGGMGAAMPGLGGPGGGGLPGLGKGAGVDPSTLPPDLQDLLKKK from the coding sequence ATGTTCGACAGCCTGTCAGACCGCCTTGGCAGCGTCTTTGACAAGCTGCGCGGGCGCGGTGCGCTCAGCGAGCAGGACGTGCGCGATGCCATGCGCGAAGTGCGCGTGGCCTTGCTCGAAGCCGATGTGGCCCTGCCGGTCGTCCGCCGTTTCATTGATGCGGTGACCGAAAAGGCGATCGGCGCCGAAGTGCTCAAGTCGGTCACCCCGGGCCAGCAGGTCGTCAAGATCGTCAACGACGAACTGGTCGAGATGCTGGGCGGCGAACAGCAGGAAGGCCTGCTGCTCGATGCAAAGCCGCCGGTGGTGATCATGATGGTGGGCCTGCAGGGCTCGGGCAAGACCACCACCACGGCCAAGCTCGCCAGGCTGATCAAGGAAAAGCACGGCAAGAAGGCCCTGATGGCCTCGCTCGACGTGAACCGCCCGGCGGCGCAGGAACAGCTGGCGGTACTGGGGCAGCAGACCAGCGTGGCCACCTTGCCGATCGTGGCGGGCCAGCAGCCGGTCGAGATTGCCCGCCGGGCAATGGAATCCGCGCGGCTTCAGGCGTTCGACGTGCTGCTGCTCGATACCGCCGGCCGCCTGCATGTCGACGAAGCGCTGATGGCCGAAATGAAGGCCGTGGCCGGCGTTTCGGCCCCGGTAGAAGTGCTGCTGGTGGTCGATTCGCTGACCGGGCAGGACGCGGTCAACGTCGCCAAGAGCTTCACCGACGAAGTGCCGCTGACCGGCGTGGTGCTGACCCGGATGGACGGCGATGCCCGCGGCGGCGCGGCGCTGTCGATGCGCTATGTCACCGGCAAGCCGATCAAGTTCGCCGGCACCGGCGAGAAACTCGACGCGATCGAGGTGTTCCACCCGCGCCGCGTGGCCGAGCGGATCCTCGGCATGGGCGATGTCGTCAGCCTGGTCGAAAAGGCGGCGGCGACGATCAAGGAAGAAGACGCCGAAGCGCTCGCCCGCAAGATGGCCAAGGGTCAGTTTGACCTTGAGGACCTGCGGATGCAGCTGCGGCAGATGCAGCAGATGGGCGGCCTCGGCATGCTGGCGGGCATGATGCCCGGCATGAAGAAGGCCAAGGCGGCGATGGCCGCCAGCGGCATGGACGACAAGGTGCTGGTCCACATGGACGCGATCATCGGCTCGATGACGGTCAAGGAACGCCAGCGCCCAGAACTCCTCAACGCCAAGCGCAAGAAGCGCGTGGCGGCGGGCAGTGGCACGCAGGTGCAGGACGTCAACAAGGTGCTCAAGATGCACCAGGAAATGTCCCGCGCGATGAAGCAGATCAGGAAGATGGGTGGGCTCAAGGGCCTGGGCGCGCTGTTCGGAAAAGGCGGAATGGGCGCCGCGATGCCTGGCCTTGGCGGGCCGGGGGGCGGCGGGCTGCCGGGCCTGGGCAAGGGCGCAGGCGTGGATCCCTCCACCCTGCCGCCGGATCTTCAGGACCTCCTCAAGAAAAAGTGA
- the rpsP gene encoding 30S ribosomal protein S16, with amino-acid sequence MAVAIRLSRGGAKKRPYYRIVVSDSRSARDGKYLEQIGTYNPMLPKDSGERVKLNEERARYWIGVGAQPTDRVLRFLDAAGVMERAARNNPKKGEPGQAAKDRAEEKAAKIAEAEEAAKAAEEEAKAAAAAPAEEAPAEEAPAAEEAPAEDAGAEATEEAKAE; translated from the coding sequence ATGGCAGTTGCAATCCGTCTCTCGCGCGGTGGTGCGAAGAAGCGCCCCTATTACCGGATCGTCGTGTCGGACTCGCGCAGCGCGCGTGACGGCAAGTACCTGGAGCAGATCGGCACCTACAACCCGATGCTGCCCAAGGATTCGGGCGAGCGCGTCAAGCTGAACGAAGAGCGTGCGCGCTACTGGATCGGCGTTGGCGCCCAGCCGACCGACCGCGTGCTGCGCTTCCTTGACGCCGCCGGCGTGATGGAGCGGGCTGCCCGCAACAACCCCAAGAAGGGTGAGCCGGGCCAGGCCGCCAAGGACCGCGCCGAAGAAAAGGCCGCCAAGATCGCTGAAGCCGAAGAAGCCGCCAAGGCTGCCGAGGAAGAAGCCAAGGCCGCTGCTGCCGCTCCGGCTGAAGAAGCTCCCGCCGAGGAAGCTCCTGCGGCGGAAGAAGCTCCGGCTGAAGACGCTGGCGCAGAAGCCACCGAAGAAGCGAAGGCCGAGTAA
- the rimM gene encoding ribosome maturation factor RimM (Essential for efficient processing of 16S rRNA): MSDKPVTLAAIIGAHGVAGEVRLKLFSESVETLARCTSFDAGGKAGTLRLVKVRSDNKGGAVARFEGVGDRNAAEALRGTVLTVPRSALPPLDEGEFYHSDLLGLPAISDAGEPLGIVCAVENFGATDIIEIERPDGKRFMVPLTPFAVPGWDSERLVVAADFAGQ, from the coding sequence ATGTCGGACAAGCCCGTCACGCTCGCAGCCATCATCGGCGCGCATGGCGTGGCGGGCGAAGTCCGCCTGAAGCTGTTCAGCGAGAGCGTCGAGACGCTCGCCCGGTGCACCAGCTTTGACGCCGGTGGCAAAGCGGGCACGCTGCGGCTGGTCAAGGTCCGGTCGGACAACAAGGGCGGCGCTGTCGCCCGGTTTGAAGGCGTGGGTGACCGCAACGCTGCCGAAGCCCTGCGCGGTACGGTGCTGACGGTGCCCCGATCAGCCCTGCCGCCGCTGGACGAGGGCGAATTCTACCATTCCGACCTGCTCGGCCTGCCCGCCATCAGCGATGCGGGCGAACCGCTTGGCATCGTTTGCGCAGTCGAGAACTTCGGCGCGACCGACATCATCGAAATCGAACGCCCGGACGGCAAGCGCTTCATGGTCCCGCTTACCCCCTTCGCCGTGCCCGGATGGGACAGCGAGCGGCTGGTGGTGGCGGCAGACTTCGCCGGGCAATGA
- the trmD gene encoding tRNA (guanosine(37)-N1)-methyltransferase TrmD: protein MTFAATILTLYPEMFPGPLGLSLAGRALERGDWACETVQIRDFATDKHRTVDDTPAGGGAGMVLKADVLSAALDSVTKPSPLQGRGLGEGNVDNLPDSPLSPALSPEGEREIPILAMTPRGKPITQERIRELASGPGVVLICGRFEGFDERLFEARPAIEQVSLADVVLSGGEPAALAILDACIRLLPGVMGAASSGHEESFEEGLLEYPQYTRPQEWEGRTIPEVLRSGDHAKIAAWRKHRAEEDTRSRRPDLWERYRNARD from the coding sequence ATGACCTTCGCCGCCACCATCCTGACGCTCTACCCCGAGATGTTTCCCGGGCCGCTGGGCCTTTCGCTGGCGGGCCGCGCGCTGGAGCGGGGGGACTGGGCCTGCGAAACCGTCCAGATCCGCGACTTCGCCACCGACAAGCACCGCACCGTCGACGATACGCCCGCCGGGGGCGGGGCCGGAATGGTGCTCAAGGCCGATGTGCTCAGCGCGGCTTTGGATTCGGTCACAAAGCCCTCTCCCCTTCAGGGGAGAGGGTTGGGAGAGGGGAATGTGGACAACCTCCCCGACAGCCCCCTCTCCCCGGCCCTCTCCCCTGAAGGGGAGAGGGAGATCCCCATCCTCGCCATGACCCCTCGCGGGAAACCGATCACGCAGGAGCGTATCCGGGAGCTGGCCAGCGGCCCCGGCGTGGTGCTGATCTGCGGCCGGTTCGAAGGGTTCGACGAGCGCCTGTTCGAGGCCCGGCCCGCAATCGAGCAGGTCTCGCTCGCCGACGTGGTCCTCTCCGGCGGAGAGCCTGCCGCGCTGGCCATTCTCGATGCTTGCATTCGGCTGCTTCCCGGCGTAATGGGCGCGGCGTCCAGCGGGCATGAGGAATCCTTCGAAGAAGGCTTGCTCGAATACCCGCAATATACCCGACCTCAGGAATGGGAAGGGCGCACGATCCCTGAAGTGCTGCGATCGGGGGATCATGCGAAGATCGCGGCGTGGCGGAAACACCGCGCCGAGGAAGATACACGGTCACGCAGGCCAGACCTTTGGGAGCGTTACAGGAACGCTCGGGACTGA
- the rplS gene encoding 50S ribosomal protein L19, whose protein sequence is MNLIQQIEAEEIAKAGKDIPEFRAGDTVRVGVKVKEGNRERVQNFEGVVIARSNRGMGSNFTVRKMSFGEGVERVFPLYAPIVESVTVVRRGVVRRAKLYYLRGRTGKRARIAERREVRTES, encoded by the coding sequence GTGAATCTGATCCAGCAGATCGAAGCGGAAGAAATTGCCAAGGCTGGCAAGGACATCCCCGAATTCCGTGCCGGCGACACCGTGCGTGTCGGCGTCAAGGTCAAGGAAGGCAACCGTGAGCGTGTGCAGAACTTCGAAGGCGTGGTGATCGCGCGTTCGAACCGCGGCATGGGCTCCAACTTCACCGTGCGCAAGATGAGCTTCGGCGAAGGCGTGGAACGCGTGTTCCCGCTCTACGCGCCGATCGTCGAGAGCGTGACGGTGGTCCGCCGCGGCGTCGTGCGCCGGGCGAAGCTCTATTACCTGCGCGGCCGCACCGGCAAGCGCGCGCGCATCGCCGAACGGCGCGAGGTGCGCACCGAGAGCTGA
- a CDS encoding aspartate-semialdehyde dehydrogenase: MGYRVAVVGATGNVGREMMQILAEREFPCDEVAAVASSRSTGTEVEFGDTGRMLKCKNIEHFDFTGYDIALFSAGGGPAKEYAPKAAAQGCVVIDNSSYWRMDPDVPLIVPEVNPDAIDGYKAKNIIANPNCSTAQLVVALKPLHDAATIKRVVVSTYQSVSGAGKAGMDELFEQSRAIFVGDPVSVKKFTKQIAFNLIPHIDVFLDDGSTKEEWKMVVETKKILDPRIKLTATCVRVPVFVGHSESVSIEFENEMTAEQAQDILREAPGIMLVDKREDGGYVTPIECVGDGATYISRVREDPTVENGLNLWCVSDNLRKGAALNAVQIAELLGRRHLQKG; encoded by the coding sequence GTGGGTTATCGGGTGGCAGTGGTCGGCGCGACCGGGAATGTCGGGCGCGAAATGATGCAGATCCTCGCCGAGCGCGAGTTCCCGTGTGACGAGGTCGCCGCGGTGGCCAGCTCGCGTTCGACCGGGACCGAGGTCGAGTTCGGCGACACCGGGCGGATGCTCAAGTGCAAGAACATCGAGCATTTTGATTTCACCGGCTACGACATTGCCCTGTTCAGCGCCGGCGGCGGCCCGGCCAAGGAATATGCCCCCAAGGCAGCGGCGCAGGGCTGCGTGGTAATCGACAACTCCTCCTACTGGCGGATGGACCCGGACGTGCCGCTGATCGTGCCCGAGGTGAACCCCGACGCGATTGACGGCTACAAGGCCAAGAACATCATCGCCAACCCCAACTGCTCGACCGCGCAGCTGGTGGTGGCGCTCAAGCCGCTGCACGATGCCGCCACGATCAAGCGGGTGGTGGTCAGCACCTACCAGTCGGTTTCCGGCGCGGGCAAGGCGGGGATGGACGAGCTGTTCGAGCAGAGCCGCGCGATCTTCGTCGGTGATCCGGTCTCGGTGAAGAAGTTCACCAAGCAGATAGCCTTCAACCTGATCCCGCATATCGATGTGTTCCTGGATGATGGCTCGACCAAGGAAGAGTGGAAGATGGTGGTCGAGACCAAGAAGATCCTCGATCCCAGGATCAAGCTCACCGCCACCTGCGTGCGGGTGCCGGTGTTCGTCGGCCACTCGGAATCGGTCAGCATCGAGTTCGAGAACGAGATGACGGCAGAGCAGGCGCAGGACATCCTGCGCGAGGCGCCGGGGATCATGCTGGTCGACAAGCGCGAGGACGGCGGATACGTCACCCCGATCGAATGCGTCGGTGACGGGGCAACCTACATCAGCCGCGTGCGCGAGGACCCGACGGTCGAGAACGGGCTGAACCTGTGGTGCGTCAGCGATAACCTGCGCAAGGGCGCCGCGCTCAACGCGGTGCAGATCGCCGAGCTGCTCGGGCGCAGGCACCTGCAAAAGGGATGA
- a CDS encoding aspartate-semialdehyde dehydrogenase, with amino-acid sequence MMAMRAFLPILSLAALAACNGQEEAAPVNDAVEAPAAAETTTAETSPAETSQASNSGPVLLSGKGIGWGSGADKVRLAFGSSRDTIDTALTAHFGAAPETLVMGECGAGPMESSSYPGGLILNYQNGELVGWFLDGSSERVALEGGLGIGVSGDRVAALAGFAPVEESTLGEEFYSEADGLGGFIEEGKVASLYAGTTCFFR; translated from the coding sequence ATGATGGCCATGCGCGCTTTCCTGCCGATCCTGTCCCTCGCGGCCTTGGCGGCCTGCAACGGGCAGGAAGAGGCTGCTCCGGTGAACGACGCCGTGGAAGCGCCAGCCGCTGCGGAGACAACCACTGCAGAGACGTCCCCCGCGGAGACATCGCAGGCGTCCAATTCCGGCCCCGTCCTGCTGTCAGGCAAGGGGATCGGCTGGGGCAGCGGGGCGGACAAGGTCCGGCTGGCGTTCGGCTCGTCCCGCGACACAATCGACACCGCGCTCACGGCGCATTTTGGCGCTGCGCCCGAGACCCTGGTCATGGGCGAATGCGGGGCAGGGCCGATGGAATCCAGCAGCTATCCCGGCGGGCTGATCCTCAATTACCAGAACGGCGAACTGGTCGGCTGGTTTCTTGACGGTTCGAGCGAGCGGGTGGCTCTGGAAGGCGGCCTCGGTATCGGTGTCTCCGGTGATCGGGTGGCAGCACTGGCGGGCTTCGCGCCGGTGGAAGAGAGTACCCTGGGCGAGGAGTTCTACAGCGAGGCCGACGGGCTGGGCGGGTTCATCGAGGAAGGCAAGGTTGCCAGCCTCTATGCCGGGACCACCTGCTTTTTCCGCTAG
- a CDS encoding DHA2 family efflux MFS transporter permease subunit, with protein MARAAAAPAQDDVPHLPTGNQPLLVIGIMAASLLQILDTTIANVAIPHMQTSLGATVESVTWVLTSYIIASAVALPITGWLADRIGARRLFIGSVAGFIAASMLCGAAQNLEEMVLFRALQGVAGAFIAPLSQAFLLDTARPSKHAQMMAIWGMGIMIGPILGPILGGWLTEAVNWRWVFYVNLPVGALALAILIAYLPHREGAVRRFDFLGFLLIALALTCFQLLLDRGQQLDWFASAEIWLYALVTLSAAWIGVIHLATSTNPLFERALFADRNFVIALSFMIVIGVVMFAVMALLPPMLQGLFGYGVIDTGMVLMPRGVGVLISMQLSGLMMRRGWDARPIVAAGFLICAVSLWQMAHWSLEVDAMHVVGSGLLQGLGMGLVFIPLQVSAFATLAPRLRTDGSSLLNLFRSLGASAGISLMSVLLARNLQTAHADLASQVDGTVLAGVDVATIDQYQVLGDAALRLLDAEINRQAAMIAYIDDFWAMMWITLAAAPLTLLMRRHGAPARA; from the coding sequence ATGGCGCGCGCGGCTGCGGCACCGGCGCAGGACGATGTCCCCCATCTGCCGACCGGCAACCAGCCCCTGCTGGTAATCGGGATCATGGCGGCAAGCCTGCTGCAGATCCTCGACACGACCATCGCCAATGTTGCGATACCCCACATGCAGACCTCGCTTGGTGCCACGGTCGAGAGCGTCACCTGGGTTCTCACGAGCTACATCATCGCTTCGGCCGTGGCCCTGCCGATCACCGGCTGGCTGGCCGACCGGATCGGCGCGCGGCGCCTGTTCATCGGCTCGGTCGCCGGCTTCATCGCTGCCTCTATGCTGTGCGGCGCGGCGCAGAACCTGGAGGAGATGGTGCTGTTCCGCGCGCTGCAGGGCGTGGCGGGCGCCTTTATTGCACCGCTCAGCCAGGCCTTCCTGCTCGACACCGCCCGGCCCAGCAAACATGCGCAGATGATGGCAATCTGGGGCATGGGGATCATGATCGGCCCGATCCTGGGCCCCATACTCGGCGGATGGCTGACCGAGGCGGTGAACTGGCGCTGGGTGTTCTACGTCAACCTGCCGGTGGGGGCGCTCGCGCTGGCCATCCTGATCGCCTACCTGCCTCACCGCGAAGGGGCCGTGCGGCGGTTCGACTTTCTCGGGTTCCTGCTGATCGCCCTTGCGCTTACCTGCTTCCAGTTGCTGCTCGACCGCGGGCAGCAGCTCGACTGGTTCGCATCGGCGGAGATCTGGCTCTACGCGCTGGTGACGCTGTCGGCGGCATGGATCGGGGTGATCCACCTCGCCACCTCCACCAACCCGCTGTTCGAGCGGGCGCTGTTTGCCGACCGCAACTTCGTGATCGCGCTCAGCTTCATGATCGTGATCGGCGTGGTGATGTTCGCGGTCATGGCACTGCTGCCGCCGATGCTCCAGGGACTGTTCGGATATGGCGTGATCGACACCGGGATGGTGCTGATGCCGCGCGGCGTGGGGGTGCTGATCAGCATGCAGCTGTCGGGCCTGATGATGCGGCGCGGGTGGGACGCGCGCCCGATCGTGGCGGCGGGGTTCCTGATCTGCGCCGTTTCGCTGTGGCAGATGGCGCACTGGTCGCTCGAGGTGGACGCCATGCATGTGGTCGGATCGGGCCTGTTGCAGGGGCTGGGGATGGGGCTGGTCTTCATCCCCCTTCAGGTCAGCGCCTTCGCCACCCTCGCCCCGCGGCTGCGGACCGACGGATCGAGCCTGCTCAACCTGTTCCGCTCGCTCGGTGCCTCGGCGGGCATTTCGCTGATGTCGGTCCTGCTCGCGCGCAACCTGCAGACGGCCCATGCCGATCTCGCCAGCCAGGTTGACGGCACCGTGCTCGCGGGCGTCGATGTGGCCACGATCGACCAGTACCAGGTCCTCGGCGATGCCGCGCTGCGGCTGCTCGATGCGGAGATCAACCGGCAGGCAGCCATGATCGCCTATATCGACGATTTCTGGGCGATGATGTGGATCACCCTCGCCGCCGCGCCGCTGACCCTGCTGATGCGCCGCCATGGCGCGCCCGCGCGGGCCTAG
- a CDS encoding HlyD family secretion protein: MAEADAMPTLSEADARPADAAPRRWGRLLLMLAVPLLLLGGALLYWLSLDGKASTDNAYLKQDKVAISAEVGGRIVDVMVRENESVAAGALLFRIDPEPYRLQIARADAAIAAAQANVTALSNASELTGAEISAAREDIAFAEANFRRKDELFRRGFLTKTDHDAASHAVAQARETLRGAEARRAEARARLATGRQVPGQNPQVAAALAERASAALALGRTEVRAPTAGRVAQADRLHVGQQVVAGLPVVTLVAESTSYVEANFKETDLAEMRVGQRAEVAFDAYPGLVLKGRVASIGAGTGSEFAVLPAQNATGNWVKVTQRVPVRIELEEASPRQLIAGLSADVTVFTRDVRR; encoded by the coding sequence ATGGCTGAAGCCGACGCCATGCCGACGCTGAGCGAAGCCGATGCCAGGCCAGCGGACGCCGCACCGCGCAGATGGGGGCGCCTGCTGCTGATGCTTGCGGTGCCTCTGCTGCTGCTCGGGGGTGCCCTGCTGTACTGGCTGAGCCTGGACGGCAAGGCCAGCACCGACAACGCGTACCTGAAACAGGACAAGGTCGCGATCAGTGCCGAAGTGGGGGGACGGATCGTCGATGTCATGGTGCGCGAAAACGAGTCCGTCGCCGCCGGAGCTCTGCTGTTCCGGATCGATCCGGAACCTTACCGCCTCCAGATCGCGCGGGCTGATGCGGCAATCGCCGCCGCGCAGGCCAATGTGACGGCACTGTCCAACGCAAGCGAGCTGACCGGCGCCGAGATCTCTGCCGCTCGCGAGGACATTGCCTTTGCCGAGGCGAATTTCCGCCGGAAAGATGAGCTGTTCCGGCGCGGCTTCCTCACGAAGACGGACCATGATGCGGCCAGCCATGCCGTCGCCCAGGCACGCGAAACGCTGCGCGGGGCCGAGGCCCGCCGGGCGGAGGCCCGTGCCCGGCTGGCGACCGGCCGCCAGGTCCCCGGCCAGAACCCGCAAGTCGCCGCCGCGCTGGCGGAGCGGGCCAGTGCAGCACTTGCCCTGGGCCGGACCGAAGTCCGGGCGCCGACAGCGGGCCGGGTAGCCCAGGCTGACCGCCTGCACGTGGGCCAGCAGGTTGTTGCCGGGCTGCCGGTGGTGACGCTGGTCGCCGAGAGCACCTCCTATGTCGAGGCCAACTTCAAGGAGACGGATCTGGCCGAGATGCGGGTCGGACAGCGGGCCGAGGTGGCGTTCGATGCCTACCCCGGCCTGGTCCTGAAAGGGCGCGTGGCGTCCATCGGCGCAGGCACGGGTTCCGAATTTGCCGTGCTGCCGGCGCAGAATGCCACAGGCAACTGGGTCAAGGTAACGCAGCGGGTACCGGTCCGGATCGAACTGGAGGAAGCAAGCCCCCGGCAACTGATCGCAGGGCTGTCCGCCGACGTAACCGTGTTCACCCGGGACGTGCGCCGCTGA